One stretch of Variovorax sp. TBS-050B DNA includes these proteins:
- a CDS encoding transcriptional regulator has product MSAPVDAKPAWMPHQPADRILSTLKTRGALGIPDVARVLGVTVEAVRQQMAKLEAEGLVDAERRPAGRGRPTQIWRLTGEGHKRFPDTHAEMTVQMISAVISVFGEKGMDQLIGARETAMRASYTDAMRGARSLKTRLARLAEIRSREGYMAEFRPEGDGFLFIENHCPICTAARACTGFCRSELQLFNEVLGPDVSVSRVEHVLAGARRCAYQVSPRPRA; this is encoded by the coding sequence ATGTCCGCCCCCGTCGACGCCAAACCCGCCTGGATGCCGCACCAGCCGGCCGACCGCATCCTCTCCACGCTCAAGACGCGCGGCGCGCTCGGCATTCCCGACGTCGCCCGGGTGCTCGGCGTGACGGTGGAGGCGGTGCGCCAGCAGATGGCGAAGCTGGAGGCCGAGGGCCTGGTCGATGCCGAGCGCCGGCCCGCGGGCCGCGGCCGCCCCACGCAGATCTGGCGCCTCACCGGCGAGGGCCACAAGCGCTTTCCCGACACCCATGCCGAGATGACGGTGCAGATGATCAGCGCCGTGATCAGCGTGTTCGGCGAAAAGGGCATGGACCAGCTGATCGGCGCGCGCGAGACCGCCATGCGCGCCAGCTACACCGACGCCATGCGCGGCGCGCGCAGCCTCAAGACACGGCTCGCGCGGCTGGCGGAGATCCGCAGCCGCGAGGGCTACATGGCCGAGTTCCGGCCCGAGGGCGACGGCTTTCTCTTCATCGAGAACCACTGCCCCATCTGCACCGCCGCGCGCGCCTGCACCGGCTTCTGCCGCAGCGAACTGCAGCTCTTCAATGAAGTGCTCGGGCCCGACGTGAGCGTGAGCCGCGTCGAGCATGTGCTGGCGGGCGCGCGGCGCTGCGCCTACCAGGTCAGCCCAAGGCCGCGCGCCTGA
- a CDS encoding Fe-Mn family superoxide dismutase: MEHTLPPLPYALDALAPEYSKETLEYHYGKHHNAYVVNLNNLQKGTEFESMTLEEIVKKSSGGIYNNAAQIWNHTFFWNCMKPQGGGTPTGALAKAIDAKWGSYDAFKEAFVKSAVGNFGSGWTWLVKKADGSLDIVNMGAAGTPLTTGDTPVLTVDVWEHAYYIDYRNLRPKFVETFLAKLVNWDFAAKNFG, from the coding sequence ATGGAACACACCCTCCCGCCCCTGCCCTACGCCCTCGACGCGCTGGCGCCCGAGTACTCGAAGGAGACCCTCGAGTACCACTACGGCAAGCACCACAACGCCTATGTGGTGAACCTCAACAACCTGCAGAAGGGCACCGAGTTCGAGTCGATGACGCTCGAGGAGATCGTCAAGAAGTCCAGCGGCGGCATCTACAACAACGCCGCGCAGATCTGGAACCACACCTTCTTCTGGAACTGCATGAAGCCCCAGGGCGGCGGCACGCCCACGGGCGCGCTGGCCAAGGCGATCGACGCCAAGTGGGGCAGCTACGACGCCTTCAAGGAAGCGTTCGTGAAGTCGGCCGTGGGCAACTTCGGCTCGGGCTGGACCTGGCTGGTGAAGAAGGCCGACGGCTCGCTGGACATCGTGAACATGGGCGCCGCGGGCACGCCGCTGACGACCGGCGACACGCCGGTGCTCACGGTGGACGTCTGGGAGCACGCCTACTACATCGACTACCGCAACCTGCGCCCGAAGTTCGTCGAGACCTTCCTGGCGAAGCTGGTCAACTGGGACTTCGCGGCGAAGAACTTCGGCTGA
- a CDS encoding VOC family protein has protein sequence MLGNIDAVANLAVKDLAAARRFYEDTLGLAQVDAEGDEVIVYRSGNTRINVYRSDFAGTNKATAVTWSVGAEIDRLVAALKAKGVPFEHYDMPGAQREGDLHVFGKIKVAWFKDPDGNILNLINA, from the coding sequence ATGCTCGGAAACATCGACGCGGTGGCCAACCTCGCGGTCAAGGACCTCGCCGCGGCCCGCCGCTTCTACGAAGACACGCTGGGACTGGCGCAGGTGGATGCCGAAGGCGACGAGGTCATCGTCTACCGCAGCGGCAACACCCGCATCAACGTGTACCGCTCCGACTTCGCGGGCACCAACAAGGCCACGGCCGTGACCTGGAGCGTGGGCGCCGAGATCGACCGCCTCGTGGCCGCGCTCAAGGCCAAGGGCGTGCCCTTCGAGCACTACGACATGCCCGGCGCGCAGCGCGAAGGCGACCTCCACGTCTTCGGCAAGATCAAGGTCGCCTGGTTCAAGGACCCTGACGGCAACATCCTGAACCTCATCAACGCCTGA
- a CDS encoding tripartite tricarboxylate transporter substrate binding protein, translating into MIRRHFGTLAIALALPLAIAAPLAHAQPYPAKPVRMIVPFPPGGGTDILARLVAQKLTEAKHWTVVPDNRGGAGGTIGIAEAARAAPTGYDIVMGQKDNMVVAPWLYKNLSYNPVKDLTAVAHVAYTPVVIVTQADSKYKTLDDVVKAARAAPDTVTYGSPGNGTTIHLAGEIFNGAAKIKMRHVPYKGSNAAMMDVLAGNVDLMVSSVPSALAQIKAGKLRPLAVTSAKRSSSLPDTPTVAELGYKGFDVSTWYGLFVPAKTPKDVIATLNTEVNKLLATPEMKAAIVAQGAEPQSMTPEQFGALLKTDYEKWEGIVKASGATIE; encoded by the coding sequence ATGATCCGCAGACATTTCGGCACGCTGGCCATCGCGCTGGCACTCCCGCTGGCCATCGCGGCCCCCCTCGCCCACGCACAGCCCTACCCCGCCAAGCCGGTGCGCATGATCGTGCCCTTCCCGCCTGGCGGCGGCACCGACATCCTCGCGCGCCTGGTGGCGCAGAAGCTCACCGAGGCCAAGCACTGGACCGTGGTGCCCGACAACCGCGGCGGCGCCGGCGGCACCATCGGCATCGCCGAGGCCGCGCGCGCCGCGCCCACGGGCTACGACATCGTGATGGGCCAGAAGGACAACATGGTCGTCGCGCCCTGGCTCTACAAGAACCTGAGCTACAACCCCGTGAAGGACCTCACCGCCGTGGCCCACGTGGCCTACACGCCGGTGGTCATCGTCACGCAGGCCGACTCCAAGTACAAGACGCTCGACGACGTGGTGAAGGCCGCGCGCGCCGCGCCCGACACCGTGACCTACGGCTCGCCCGGCAACGGCACCACCATCCACCTCGCCGGCGAGATCTTCAACGGCGCGGCCAAGATCAAGATGCGCCACGTGCCCTACAAGGGCTCGAACGCCGCGATGATGGACGTGCTCGCGGGCAACGTCGACCTGATGGTCTCGTCGGTGCCCTCCGCGCTCGCGCAGATCAAGGCCGGCAAGCTGCGCCCGCTGGCCGTGACCAGCGCCAAGCGCAGCAGCTCGCTGCCCGACACGCCCACCGTGGCCGAGCTCGGCTACAAGGGCTTCGACGTGAGCACCTGGTACGGCCTCTTCGTGCCCGCCAAGACGCCGAAGGACGTGATCGCCACCTTGAATACGGAAGTCAACAAGCTGCTCGCCACGCCCGAGATGAAGGCCGCCATCGTCGCCCAGGGCGCCGAGCCGCAGAGCATGACGCCCGAGCAGTTCGGCGCCCTGCTCAAGACCGACTACGAGAAGTGGGAAGGCATCGTCAAAGCCTCGGGCGCGACCATCGAATAA
- a CDS encoding MBL fold metallo-hydrolase, which yields MAASRTKKLPSPNSLLTKAAALAAVAALVQGCAQIPKGPRTSAPSDASVADHVATATRAAGNDLTALLTLCKPAPAARPPQDALDKSLADYIARPAPPPGQAFDNLYFVGADWVSAWAIKTSQGIILIDALNTQAEAAALIEGGMRRLGLDPAQIKYVIVTHGHGDHYGGAGYLAQKYRARVVMSEADWRMTETRLEFATPLWGAPPKRDIAVKDGDRITLGDTSVTLYVTPGHTMGTISPVFDVKSGGRTHRAMLWGGTGFNFGKDIPRLDAYIGATQRMGAIVQGQRIDVMLSNHSNIDGSQAKLAALRATPAPAANPFVMGTPNVERALAVMGECAQAQRDRFAMQS from the coding sequence ATGGCCGCATCACGCACGAAGAAGCTTCCCTCTCCAAACTCCCTGCTGACGAAGGCCGCCGCGCTCGCCGCGGTGGCCGCCCTCGTGCAGGGGTGCGCACAGATACCGAAGGGCCCTCGCACCAGCGCACCGTCGGACGCCAGCGTGGCGGACCACGTGGCCACCGCCACCCGCGCCGCCGGCAACGACCTCACCGCGCTCCTGACCCTCTGCAAGCCCGCGCCCGCCGCGCGGCCGCCGCAGGATGCGCTCGACAAGAGCCTCGCCGACTACATCGCCCGCCCCGCGCCGCCGCCGGGCCAGGCCTTCGACAACCTGTACTTCGTCGGCGCCGACTGGGTCAGCGCCTGGGCCATCAAGACCTCGCAGGGCATCATCCTCATCGATGCGCTCAACACCCAGGCCGAGGCCGCCGCGCTCATCGAGGGCGGCATGCGCAGGCTGGGTCTGGACCCCGCGCAGATCAAGTACGTGATCGTCACCCACGGCCATGGCGACCACTACGGCGGCGCGGGCTACCTCGCACAGAAGTACCGCGCCCGCGTGGTCATGAGCGAGGCCGACTGGCGCATGACCGAGACCCGGCTCGAGTTCGCCACGCCGCTGTGGGGCGCCCCGCCCAAGCGCGACATCGCGGTGAAGGACGGCGACCGCATCACCCTCGGCGACACCAGCGTCACGCTCTACGTGACGCCCGGCCACACCATGGGCACGATCTCGCCCGTGTTCGACGTGAAGAGCGGCGGGCGCACGCACCGCGCCATGCTCTGGGGCGGCACCGGTTTCAACTTCGGCAAGGACATCCCGCGCCTCGACGCCTACATCGGCGCCACCCAGCGCATGGGCGCCATCGTGCAGGGCCAGCGCATCGACGTGATGCTGTCGAATCACTCCAACATCGACGGCTCCCAGGCCAAGCTCGCCGCGCTGCGCGCCACGCCTGCCCCCGCCGCCAACCCGTTCGTGATGGGCACGCCGAACGTCGAACGCGCCCTCGCCGTCATGGGCGAATGCGCGCAGGCCCAGCGCGACCGTTTCGCCATGCAGTCGTAG
- a CDS encoding SDR family NAD(P)-dependent oxidoreductase, with translation MPHLHLITGASRGLGHAIAEQLLQQQPGTVLLCISRHQSPALAELAAKQKSNVELIQWEQDLSNPIAAAARVREWLATQDAQRFDSATLINNAGTVGNPAPLSAAVDGDLSQALRIGLEAPMLLTAAFLGGTRDWRAARKVLNISSGLGRNAMGSQAPYCAAKAGMDQYSRAVALEEANAPNGARIVSLAPGVIDTDMQVQLRGASAEKFPARGRFEKLKSEGLLDSPASAAAKVLKYLARADFGSKPVADVRDPD, from the coding sequence ATGCCCCACCTCCACCTCATCACCGGCGCCTCCCGCGGCCTAGGCCACGCCATCGCCGAGCAACTCCTCCAGCAGCAGCCCGGCACCGTCCTGCTCTGCATCTCCCGCCACCAGAGCCCCGCACTGGCCGAGCTCGCGGCCAAGCAGAAGTCGAATGTCGAACTCATCCAATGGGAGCAAGACCTCTCCAACCCCATCGCCGCCGCCGCCCGCGTGCGCGAATGGCTCGCGACGCAGGACGCGCAGCGCTTCGACAGCGCCACGCTCATCAACAACGCCGGCACGGTCGGCAACCCCGCGCCGCTGTCGGCGGCTGTCGATGGCGACCTGTCGCAGGCGCTGCGCATCGGGCTCGAGGCGCCGATGCTGCTGACGGCGGCGTTTCTCGGCGGCACGCGCGACTGGCGCGCAGCGCGCAAGGTGCTCAACATCTCGTCGGGGCTGGGCCGCAATGCGATGGGCAGCCAGGCGCCGTATTGCGCGGCGAAGGCGGGCATGGACCAGTACTCGCGTGCGGTGGCGCTCGAAGAAGCGAATGCGCCGAACGGCGCGCGCATCGTGTCGCTGGCGCCGGGGGTGATCGACACCGACATGCAGGTGCAGCTGCGCGGTGCCTCGGCCGAGAAGTTTCCGGCCCGCGGGCGTTTTGAAAAGCTCAAGAGCGAAGGGCTGCTCGACAGTCCGGCATCGGCGGCGGCGAAGGTGTTGAAGTACCTCGCGCGTGCGGACTTCGGCAGCAAGCCGGTGGCCGACGTGCGCGATCCCGATTGA